The genomic DNA TCACGGAGCCAACTTCTCTGCCATGGTCTTTTCATCCTGGGTCGCGTTTTTCATCGCGTTTATGTATTACCTTATACCGTCAACGACCCCCTGGCTGCTCAGATCAGGGTTTCCGATTGCCACTGACTATGGGCTGGCATTTTTCGCTATACTAGTTGCAGTGCTGGCATCGATCCTGCTATGGGCCATCAGACGCCTTCCCGTATGGCTGCGGCTCTCTGAGATCCACAGCATATACCCTATATCGAGAAATGAGAAGAATCTGTGTGCAGCCACAGTGCTGGTGCTTGCGTTCTCAGCGATATTCTCGATCTACAATTTCGTCAATTATCCCTTTGTGAACAAGACGCTTGAAGCTGCATCCTGGGTGCTGATTATAGTAGCCGTGATTTTGCTTTTCATACCTGTGGTTAAAGAGTTCGTGGAGGCAGGTAGATGAGATCGTGCTGTGTTGGCATAGGCGGATGTGGAGGTAAAATGCTTGAGGTGTTTCTCAAACCACTGGATATTTATTTACCCTTTCGCGATCCTGAACCGGTGGCATTTGGCAAAATTAAGGGCGTATACATAGAAGCATATACGCCAGATGCCCAAAAAAACAAATTCTTTAAGCCAGCAAACGTGGGATATCCAGGATATGTCATACCTCATGCATCAATACCCGATGATTCCAAAATATTGAGTTACGTATCTCATAAGTATGGATTCTATCTTAAGAAGGAGGGGTTTCACCGAAAGGCAGAGTATCTCAAAGCCATATTTGAGATATTTGAGATCGATGAAACACTGAAAGGAATCGCTAAAATGGAGAATCCAATACTTGATGCAACATGGGATGCTATAAAAAGATATACAACGTTAGCTGAAAGCGGAGAGTGTGACAATATTCTATTCATTGTGTCACTTGGTGGCGGTACAGGTACGGGCTTCATAAACCCTATAGTCAACTATATACGATCAGGGGGAAGAAGGGAGTTTCCTGTTTTTGTTCTTGGAATACTAACGGAGGAAGGGGAGGACTCCAGAACTGGTGTATCCGAGGAGCAAAGAGGACTGGCAGCAGCAATATCAATATACGACCTTCTCACGAAGAACAAAGATGAAGGCGTGGACGCTCTTATTCCCATAGATAATCAGATTCTTATTGATAAGTTTGGGTCGAACTATACAAGTATAAATGATTATATATCTCGTGTTATGAGACCGTTTCTTGCAGATCGTCCTTTTCCACAAGAGGAAATGGATGGTCAAGGCCTTAGAGAGGAGTTCTTGAAAAACCTATCTAAACCGCCTGTCATGATTCCCTGCTATGCATCATTGGACAGCAAGAAGTCCAGCAACCCTGAGACGGAACTGGTCTCAAAAGCCCTCACAGGAAGCGTGCAAAATGATGAATGCGGCCCGCTGTTCCCATGCAACCCGGAAATGGCGGAGAGGGCGTTTGTCTTCTCGAGAGGGTATATATCAAAGGATAAGCTAGAGTCATCCGTACAGAGCATCACGGGACTTGATAGGAAAGACATATTCGTATGGAGAAAACTCGGAGAAAACAGGAAGAGTGATGTTCTGGTACTGCTGCGAAACCCCTACGGATCAGGATACAGTGGGCCGTTTGAAAAAAAGATGTGCCGCATTATCTCCCTCGCTTTGGATTACATATCACAGAAAAAGCAAGAGACTCTTCAAGTTGTAGAGGAGGGTGATGACCAGGCGCTGACATCTCAGTCTACCGATGCTCTGAGCAGCTACTTCAATCGCCTCACCAGTGAGCTGAAGAATGCAAAGTCCAGGCTCAAGGAGGGAAAGAAGCCGTTCTTCTTAAATGAGCTACAGATATTCGAGAGATCGTCGAACAACACGCATCAACAGGACAACGTTATTCAGAACAATCACGGGCCTTCAGAGGAGATGATCAGAAAGATCGTGCAGGAAGAGCTCAGGAAGCTGCTTCCAGCAGCGACCTGATGCTCTCTTCCTACTGCTGATGCTGGGGAGGTATGGGCCGACAAGCTGCAGCTCCCATGTGCTTCCACCGGAAAAGTAGATATATAGTTACAATATATCTTGGAAGTAATTCATAACATCCGTGGTGGCTGACATGATACGAACAGCTGCTCTGGGGGTCATGCTCATACTGATGCTGTGCGTGATGGATTCCGCATCGGTGCTGCCTGTGACAGGCGGCAACGGAGAGCTCTGCTGCACAGTCTTCGACATTTTCAAAGGGCCCCTGTATCAGGGAGGCTCTTACGATGCAGACAGGATGATTCTGTACATTGATGCCGGTCTGAGATGGAGCAACGGGAGCTGCGCGGAGCTTTCCCGTGTCAAATATATTCTGATCGACGGAAATGACAGGAGCTACAGCAGAGATATAGCATCGAGCAGGCCCGTCTCTCCGGGACGGGAGCTCCTCGCATTCGTGGTTCCGAGAGAGGCGATCCCGAAGAGTCTTGTAGTGGACTCTGGAATCGGGGAGGTGTTCAAGGTGGATCTCGGGGAGCCGCTGAACTATTCGGATGAGAACATCACGGTCACATATTATGGCATCATGGGATCGAGGCTTGATTACAATCGGAAGGCGCTTGATATAGATATCTCTGTAAGAAACAACTCATCCAATCCCATGAGAATATCCCCTGAGAACTGCACACTAGTGGACCAGTGGGGCTGGGGATACAGGGCGACTGATGGCTTCGAGACCAGAACGCTGAACGCCAACGAGAGCATCCGGGGAGTGGTGCGGTTCAGGTACCTCGCGCCATCCAGCATCCCATCACTTCTGCTATACAACCTCTCGTATGGGGATGGGATGATAGTGATAAGCGAGGGTAGCTGCGAGAACACAACCGAGCCCTCCAAGGAGGACTCATCTGGAGAGTGCAACAGCTGTACTGTAGATGAGAGCAGCGTCAAGGGGCGGGTCGCAGCTGCAAAGGAGCGCCTCGCCAGGGTACGTGCCGCACATGATACCGAGTCGTAGGATGCTTATCTGACTGACCTGTCAGTGGCATCAGTGGCGCCGACTGGCTGTGCATTATGGAAACTGATTGAAGAGGCTGGTCATCGGCTCGAATCGCTGAATGGATTCTCAGAAATTGGCATTTACAGGATCAATACAACACAAATCATGCGAAGCCACCTGCTAGTGGCAATGTACTATATTTGCTGTAAATTCAAAACTGATCGGTACACTTCGCACCAGCACGAAGCAAATTTACAGCAATTTCGGCTCACCACCTGCTATTACCATGAAAGCACGAGAGATAGGGTTTATTCCACTTGTGTTTTGTCGTTCCTGAAGAACATGCTCGATACGCTGATATAAATTGCCCTCCTGGCAGATTTCTGATGAAAGACTATGCCCAATATTGAGGGTTCAGTCGGTCAGTATCCAAGTACGCTCACGATATTGAGCAGCTACTCCTTGAATGAGACTGACCGCACCTCAAACGCTTTTCATCTCTTTGGCATGCATTTTTGTTGCATGCGGGGTTTCGATGAAGCACACGATTGATATCATAAGTTCTGAAATAATTATATTATCTAATAATACATAGAAAATTTTAAGTAGCACCTAATATTACGAAGTTTGTGAAATGCGGCTAGAGCATAAGAAGCTCTGCAACATAACCTGCTGTAATGACGGCCCTCTCTAATGCGTCACATGTGGCCGGTGCTTGCTGCCTGCAGGGAAGTGTTAAGCATGCCTGAGGGAGTTTGATGAGACGGTATGGATTGATTGGCGTAATGCTGATAGTGGTATTTGTGTTGTCAAGCTTTATCGCAACAGCATCATATCCAAAGACATTCACAGATACCCAGGGTCGTGAGATCACACTTGAAAAGCCTGTAGAGAGAATAATAACCAGATCTCCGGATGAGGCCAGAATCATCATAGCACTTGGCGCAGGAGATAAGCTCATAGCATCAGAGCAGGCTACAAAATACTGCCTCTGCCCAATGACATTTGGTGATACCTCCGAGGGATGCGTTAATTGCTTTGAGACCATCATCGAGGGACGCATGCCAGATCTTCCAGAAATCAGCACCAGATATGACATATATTTCGAGAAGATCGCAGCTCTGAATCCCGACATAATTTTTTGTGGAAGCTTGAAGGATGCTGAAGCATTTGAGGATAAGATCGGTTGTCCGGTTGTGGTTCTTGGCGGTCGTGGTTGGAACTTCAGCGATGAAGGATACTTTAATAGCATCGAGGTGGCTGGTAAGGCGCTGGACAAAGAAGAAGAAGCAAAAGAGCTTATCGATTTCATAAAAAGCAAGATAGATAGAGTAAAATCTGTAACCGATGAGATGGATGATAGCGAGAAGCCCAAGGTCTACTTCGCATCAAGGGGTGCCAGCGCGGCATTTTATGATCCAAAGGAGGGGCGGGATTTCACAAGAACCGAACCGGAATACGATCCCCTGACGGTAGCAGGTGGTATAAATGTTGCATCTGATATCCCAGGATCAACGGTCAACGTGGGGCTAGAACAGATAATCGCCTGGAACCCCGACTACATATTCATAGCAAGCAGCGATCCTGGAAACTACACGGCACTGAATTTCATCAAAAACAGCCCTGAGCTTCAGTCAGTCAACGCAATCAAAAACGGCAACGTGTACTATTGCTTCTATCCGCACTGCCGCGGGACGCCTCCCGATAGAAACCTGCTGAACATGATGTACATGGCAAAGATTCTGCATCCAGATAAGTTCAGGGATCTCGATCTCGAGAAGGAAGGCAATGAGATCTTCAGGGCATTCCTGGGAGTTGATAACGTCTTCACAGAGTATGCAGATTACCTCGTGTGGCCAAGAGATTACCTCAACAGCCTGAAGTAGGGGGGTGACGATGCCAGGAATCATCAACTGGGATGAGCTCTGGAAGGCTGTACATCCAGGTGGCTTCCATCACAACGGTGATCCAGCAGCCTACTGGGACAAGAAAGCGAAGGCATTCAACCAGAGGGTCATGAAGCACAGAGAATGGGCGGAGATGCAGGTAGCCTCCCTGAAGCTCCAGCCGCACGAAACTGTGCTTGATATTGGAGCCGGCACAGGCAGGCTCGCCATTCCGATGGCCAGGATGGCTAAGAGTGTAACAGCCCTGGATCGTTCCGGAGGAATGCTGAAATGTCTCAAAGCGAACATGCAGGCAGAGGGCATTTCGAATATAACATGCATCCAGAGGGATTGGGAGGAGATCGGGGTGGACGAGATCCCACCTCACGATGTCGTCCTCTCATCCAACTCTCTTGGCGTCGTTGATCTCAGAACGGCTCTTGCCAAGATGGACCAGCTGGCCAAGAGAGCTGTTTACATATTCACATTTACAGATCACAGACGAGATGGCGGCTTTATGGAGTTTCTGATGCCAGAGCATTCTCGCCGATCCCCCAGCTGGCCGGCTGATTATCTGATTATATATAATTTGCTTGCAGATATGGGGATCCATGCTGATATCAGTATCCATAGGTTTGAGTCATCTGAGTATTATGCCAACCTCGATGACGCAGTAGCAAGCTGGAAGGAGATGCATGATATCTCTGATGAAAAGGTGCCGAAGCTAAGAGAATTCCTTTCGCAAAAGCTGATTCCAACCGATCAGGGGCTTCAGATGCATCGGCGATCAAAGATTGCGAGAATCTCCTGGCAGAAAGATATGCAGTTTGAGGTTTAGGTGGGAATATGCCGATCCCTGTAACTCTCTTGGCTGCATCTGTACTTTTTGCTGTAGCATTCATGGTGTCCGCCAGAGTGGTAAGGCAGTACGAGCGAGCGGTGGTTTTCAGACTCGGAAAGCTGCATGGCGAAAAGGGACCGGGGATTCTCTTTCTGTTGCCATTGATAGATAGAATGATACGTGTGGACATGCGGGTGAGGGAGCTGGATGTCCCGAAGCAGACTGTTATTAGCAGTGACAATGTAACGCTGGAGGTGGACGCAGTCATATACTACAAGGTGAGTGATGCCTCAAAAGCAATCATCGAAGTAGAGGACTATGAGGCGGCCACACTTCTGCTTGCCCAGACCACCCTTAGAGATGTTCTTGGACAGAATCAGCTTGACACAATCCTCTCTGACAGAGACGACCTCAATAAGAAAATACAGGAAATCCTGGACACCATCACGGGTCCATGGGGAATGCGCGTGGTGATGGTTACCATGAGGGATGTGGCTCTGCCTGAGAACATGCTGAGGGCTATTGCCAGGCAGGCGGAGGCAGAGAGAGAGAAAAGGGCCAGGATCATACTGGCGGAAGGTGAGCTGCGGGCTTCGCAGATGATGAACGATGCTGCAACGATGTACGAGGACAAGCCCAGCGCGCTAAAGCTCAGAGAGTTCCAGACCCTGGCAGAGATTGCCAGAGAGAAAAATCTGATTGTGGTCGCTTCTGGAGTTAATGACGATCGTAAGGCGTCTGAAACTCCCCTTCTAATGGCACTTGCAAAGGCAGCTGCTGATAAGATATGAACACCAGGGTCTTTTTCCGCGGAAATGCTCGTAAAAGAGCGCCGATTGCAAGACGCACTGGTAAAAAGAGCGGTATGCAGCTTGCTCACGAGCAGTTCAAGCTGTTCAGATCAATATTTGTGTTGGCGATACTCCTGTTCCTTCTTCTCCTAACAGGCTTTGTAATAACACTGGGCCCTCTCAATATATCCATGTATGATGCATATTCTGCTCTTCTCGAGCGCTTTTTGCCTTCGTATTTTCAGGTTGATGCTCTCACTTCACGTGTGGTCTGGAACATAAGATTCCCCCGGATAGTCGGTGGACTAATGGCAGGTTTCGGTCTTGGGATGTGCGGGTGTGTTATGCAGGCTGTGCTGAAGAACCCGCTTGCCAGCCCGTTCACACTGGGTATAAGTGCCGGAGCCCAGTTTGGAATTTCTGTGGCAGCCGTTATCGGGTTTGCGATTTTTGGAGGACCTTATTTCATCATCGGGAATGCATTCATCTGCGCTCTGCTCTGCTCATTGCTTATTGTTGCTCTTGCTGCCATTAAAGGTGCCACATCCGAGAACCTTGTCCTCGCAGGCATTGCTGTAAATTATTTCTTTACCGCCATGAGTCAGCTTCTTAAGTACTTCGCATCTGATGAGCAGCTTAGAATTATGACCAACTGGGGAATGGGCGATCTGGCCGCATTCTCCTGGGCAAATTCAAGAATACTCCTGGGCATATTTCTGATATGCTTCCCCCTGCTCATATCAAGATCCTGGGATCTCAACATCATGACAGCTGGAGATGATGCGGCCAAGAGCATCGGCGTGGATGCGGAGCGAACTCGCATATTCATAATGGTCATCTCGAGTTTACTGGTTGCGACAATAGTTTGCTTTGTGGGGACGATTGGTTTTGTGGGTCTGGTCGCACCTCACATGGCCCGTATGGTGATAGGCGGAGACCACAGGTTTCTGATTCCAGCATCCGGTGCACTTGGCTCGCTGGTTCTAGTATCAGCAGACGCTGTTGGGATGAACGCGATTGCGCCTACCATAATTCCCACTGGCATAATGACCTCAATTATTGGGGTCCCATTCTTCATGTATCTGATGCTGAAGGGCAAGCGCAAGGAGTTCTGGACATGATGATCAAGCTGCAGGCCAAGAACCTCACATTTAGCTATAACAGCCATCCCATATTGAACGATCTCAGCTTTGAGATACCACCATCAAATCTTGTCACAATAGTCGGTCCGAACGGTTCTGGCAAATCAACACTCATAAAGTGCATTGACCGTATACTCTCACCCCAAAAGGGCAGCATCTTGATCGACAGGAAGGAGCTCACGAGGATGAACAGGAGAGAGGTGGCCAGGTATCTCTCCTACGTACCTCAAAGCTCCGTGAGGGTCTTCCCCACAAACGTCTTTGACACCATACTGATGGGAAGAAGGCCCCACATCGGATGGTTGGGAAGCCAGGATGACGAACGCAAGGTATGGGATGTCCTGAGGCTTCTTGATATCGAACATCTGGCCATGAAAAACTTCGATGAACTCTCAGGAGGTCAGCAGCAGAAGGTTCTCATCGCTCGAGCGCTGGTTCAGGAGGCAGAGGTCATGCTGCTGGATGAACCCACCAGCAACCTGGACATATGGCATCAGATCGATGTGATGAATGTGATCAGGGACATCGTCAAGAGCAGAGATATCACTGCCATAATGGCACTGCATGACCTCAACCTGGCATCTGCCTATTCAGATCGAATAATCATGATGCACAAGGGCAGGATCGTGGCCGTCGGAGACCCGGAGTTTGTGATCACAAAAGAGAATATCGCATCGGTGTATCGTGTGGAAGCTGCTGTGCGAAACGTATCTGGCAAGCCTATTATTCTGCCTCTGAGACAGATCCGTGAGAAGATGTACTGAGTCGATACCAGCTCAACGACTTGAAGGTAAATCTATTGGCAGAGTGTGATTTTTCGACTCGCTCTTATCCATTTGATGACTTGCCCGAAGGAGCAGTGGTCATGCTATGCGTTCGTGGCGAATGAATGTGGTCATCACCAACCACATCGCATGCCCTACAAGTTGCTACCCACATATGAGCGAATTTTGTTTGGTTTCTTCACATATTCCTAACAAGTGATGGCAACATTCAGGTATTTGCTCAATATCGTAAGCGTACTTGAGTTATGATCAAGAAGCCGTTATCATTGGGCACAGTTATTCATCCAGGAATCTGCCAAGATGGCAAATTACCTCAACGTATTGAGCATGTTCATATTCAGAGATTCAATTGAGCTAATGCAGAGAGCCGGTCACGTACTTCACGAAAACCCTTTTCACTGCGCACTCAATTTCCGCGCCGCCAGCTCTGCTGAAGACACCAGCTGGACAAGGGCCACCGCAGAGCCAGAGTTCTGAGCATGTCATGCACTTATGTGGTGTTTTTATGGATCTCCTGGCATCTCGCAGCCTCTCCGAAATCGTGTCCCAAAAACGTGGTTCCAATATGTTGCCGAGGCGGAAATCTGGATGGTGTAGAGACGCACATGGATACGCATCGCCATTTGGGCAGACCATCAGCGATTGGTATGCATCGAAATAGCAGCGATACCGTCGAACCCCTCCAGTCTTTAAGAGACACCTCATCCGCTCAACTTCTCTGAACCTCACAGGATTCCCGCCGGATCCAGCAAGATACTCTGAACGTTTGATCGCTTTATAAAGATGCTCTGCAGTTAAGTGAGGACTTGGCATCATATCACAACTACCGCGTCCGAGAGGTCTCAGCGGATCCAGGGAGATGCCTGCCACATTGCCCAGGTAGCTTGCCAGA from Methanothrix thermoacetophila PT includes the following:
- a CDS encoding FtsZ/tubulin family protein, producing MRSCCVGIGGCGGKMLEVFLKPLDIYLPFRDPEPVAFGKIKGVYIEAYTPDAQKNKFFKPANVGYPGYVIPHASIPDDSKILSYVSHKYGFYLKKEGFHRKAEYLKAIFEIFEIDETLKGIAKMENPILDATWDAIKRYTTLAESGECDNILFIVSLGGGTGTGFINPIVNYIRSGGRREFPVFVLGILTEEGEDSRTGVSEEQRGLAAAISIYDLLTKNKDEGVDALIPIDNQILIDKFGSNYTSINDYISRVMRPFLADRPFPQEEMDGQGLREEFLKNLSKPPVMIPCYASLDSKKSSNPETELVSKALTGSVQNDECGPLFPCNPEMAERAFVFSRGYISKDKLESSVQSITGLDRKDIFVWRKLGENRKSDVLVLLRNPYGSGYSGPFEKKMCRIISLALDYISQKKQETLQVVEEGDDQALTSQSTDALSSYFNRLTSELKNAKSRLKEGKKPFFLNELQIFERSSNNTHQQDNVIQNNHGPSEEMIRKIVQEELRKLLPAAT
- a CDS encoding FecCD family ABC transporter permease; the encoded protein is MNTRVFFRGNARKRAPIARRTGKKSGMQLAHEQFKLFRSIFVLAILLFLLLLTGFVITLGPLNISMYDAYSALLERFLPSYFQVDALTSRVVWNIRFPRIVGGLMAGFGLGMCGCVMQAVLKNPLASPFTLGISAGAQFGISVAAVIGFAIFGGPYFIIGNAFICALLCSLLIVALAAIKGATSENLVLAGIAVNYFFTAMSQLLKYFASDEQLRIMTNWGMGDLAAFSWANSRILLGIFLICFPLLISRSWDLNIMTAGDDAAKSIGVDAERTRIFIMVISSLLVATIVCFVGTIGFVGLVAPHMARMVIGGDHRFLIPASGALGSLVLVSADAVGMNAIAPTIIPTGIMTSIIGVPFFMYLMLKGKRKEFWT
- a CDS encoding class I SAM-dependent methyltransferase, which produces MPGIINWDELWKAVHPGGFHHNGDPAAYWDKKAKAFNQRVMKHREWAEMQVASLKLQPHETVLDIGAGTGRLAIPMARMAKSVTALDRSGGMLKCLKANMQAEGISNITCIQRDWEEIGVDEIPPHDVVLSSNSLGVVDLRTALAKMDQLAKRAVYIFTFTDHRRDGGFMEFLMPEHSRRSPSWPADYLIIYNLLADMGIHADISIHRFESSEYYANLDDAVASWKEMHDISDEKVPKLREFLSQKLIPTDQGLQMHRRSKIARISWQKDMQFEV
- a CDS encoding slipin family protein, coding for MPIPVTLLAASVLFAVAFMVSARVVRQYERAVVFRLGKLHGEKGPGILFLLPLIDRMIRVDMRVRELDVPKQTVISSDNVTLEVDAVIYYKVSDASKAIIEVEDYEAATLLLAQTTLRDVLGQNQLDTILSDRDDLNKKIQEILDTITGPWGMRVVMVTMRDVALPENMLRAIARQAEAEREKRARIILAEGELRASQMMNDAATMYEDKPSALKLREFQTLAEIAREKNLIVVASGVNDDRKASETPLLMALAKAAADKI
- a CDS encoding ABC transporter ATP-binding protein, translating into MMIKLQAKNLTFSYNSHPILNDLSFEIPPSNLVTIVGPNGSGKSTLIKCIDRILSPQKGSILIDRKELTRMNRREVARYLSYVPQSSVRVFPTNVFDTILMGRRPHIGWLGSQDDERKVWDVLRLLDIEHLAMKNFDELSGGQQQKVLIARALVQEAEVMLLDEPTSNLDIWHQIDVMNVIRDIVKSRDITAIMALHDLNLASAYSDRIIMMHKGRIVAVGDPEFVITKENIASVYRVEAAVRNVSGKPIILPLRQIREKMY
- a CDS encoding DUF4352 domain-containing protein, whose protein sequence is MIRTAALGVMLILMLCVMDSASVLPVTGGNGELCCTVFDIFKGPLYQGGSYDADRMILYIDAGLRWSNGSCAELSRVKYILIDGNDRSYSRDIASSRPVSPGRELLAFVVPREAIPKSLVVDSGIGEVFKVDLGEPLNYSDENITVTYYGIMGSRLDYNRKALDIDISVRNNSSNPMRISPENCTLVDQWGWGYRATDGFETRTLNANESIRGVVRFRYLAPSSIPSLLLYNLSYGDGMIVISEGSCENTTEPSKEDSSGECNSCTVDESSVKGRVAAAKERLARVRAAHDTES
- a CDS encoding ABC transporter substrate-binding protein, which translates into the protein MLIVVFVLSSFIATASYPKTFTDTQGREITLEKPVERIITRSPDEARIIIALGAGDKLIASEQATKYCLCPMTFGDTSEGCVNCFETIIEGRMPDLPEISTRYDIYFEKIAALNPDIIFCGSLKDAEAFEDKIGCPVVVLGGRGWNFSDEGYFNSIEVAGKALDKEEEAKELIDFIKSKIDRVKSVTDEMDDSEKPKVYFASRGASAAFYDPKEGRDFTRTEPEYDPLTVAGGINVASDIPGSTVNVGLEQIIAWNPDYIFIASSDPGNYTALNFIKNSPELQSVNAIKNGNVYYCFYPHCRGTPPDRNLLNMMYMAKILHPDKFRDLDLEKEGNEIFRAFLGVDNVFTEYADYLVWPRDYLNSLK